TGGTCCGCTTGCCCGCCACGCGATGACATGGGACGCGATAGACCGTATCTGGACGACGCTCATGGAATTGGAGTTGCTCAACGAGGAGATGACCTGGGCCGAATTCGTCGAGCTGCTGTCCCATGCCTTCGAGCGCGCAACGATCCCTCTCCACGATGGCTCATCGCAGGGGGTGACGGTGTGCGATGTGATGGCGGCCCGCGGCGTGCCGTTCAAAGTGCTGTTCATCCTCGGTTTGAACGAAAAAGTGTTTCCCCGTTATATCCGGGAAGACCCGTTTCTTCGCGATCGCCATCGGCGCGTGCTCGACGCCACGCTCGGATTCAAAATCGACGAGAAACTGGCCGCCTATAGAGAAGAGACCTTGCTCTTTCACCTGAGCTGTCAGGCTGCCTCACAACGGCTGTTCTTGTCCTATCAACGCGCTGATGAATCGGGGCGCATGCTGGCTGCCTCTTCGTATCTCGGAAACGCTCGTCGTCGGTTCGGCCAGGATGAGCAGCCGATAGAGATGGTGCCTCGTCGCCTAACCGATCGAGTCTCACAACGACCGACGCTCAAATTATTCCTGCCGCCGGCTGAACTGACTCAGTGGTTGGCGATCAATGGGCAAGACCCGGCCGATCTGGTCCAGGCGCTCGGGCGTGATGCCGAGACGCTCCGCCATGCGGCGGCGGCGCTCGACCGAGTCGAAGAGGACGGCGCCATGCTGAATCTCTTCGACGGGATTACCGGAACGATCGAGCCCCATTGGGCGCGGCTTCTCGACCGGGGCCTCGCCCCGACGCCGCTCGAACGCTATGCGCGCTGTCCGTTTCAATATTTTGCCGCGGATGTGCTGAGACTCGAACCGAGCCGTGTCGTGATGTCGCAGGAGCCGGATGCGGCGTTGGTGGGGATGCTCTGTCATGCTGCCTTGCGTCGTGGCTATGAACAGCTTGTGTCGGCCGGGTGGCCGACTCGACAGGTGGCGGGCGAGATGGTGGACCAGACGATTCGACGGGCGGCGGAACAGGCGGCGGCGGACTTGGAATCACAACATCAGACAGGCCATTATCTGCTGTGGGAGTTGGCAAAAGAACTGATCGTGACGCTGATGATCGCGGCCGTGAAAGCGGACGAGGAGGAACAGGCCGAGCATCCCTATGAGCCCATCGCATTTGAAGTGGACGGTGAAGGGACGATTCCCGGCGTCCTCGGCGAGGGATTGTTGAAGATTCGCGGTCGCATCGATCGGCTCGATCGGAACCGGACCTCCGGCGCCCTGCGCGTGATCGATTACAAATTCAAAGTCGGCTCGGCGATGAAACCGGAAGACCGGAACTTGGTCCAGTCGGCGGTCCGTGGGTATCGGCTGCAGCCGCCGCTCTATGGTTGCCTAGCCGTTCCCGGCCGGTCCACACCGAGCCAGGTGCAGTTCCTGTTTCTCGCTCCGCAGTGGTCCACGACGATCAGCCGGTCGAGTTTTGAGGCGATGTCGTGGTCCTCCAAAACCGGAGCGCTGATCCAGAACACGATGAGAATGCTCGTGGACGGCATCCGTGCCGGACGATTTTTCATTCTTCCGGACGGCTATTGCGAGGGATGTGACTTTCGCGTGGCGTGTCGGCGGGAACATGCGCCGACGTGGTGGAGGGCCCATCGCGCGGCCGAGCCGAAAACGTTGAAGATGCTTCGGGCGCAGAAGATTGCCGATGAGTAACGATCTTCCGATACCGGATCGCGCGGGGCGCGAGTCGGCTGAGACGACATTCGATCGCAACGTGGTCGTCGTGGCCGGGGCAGGGACCGGCAAGACGACCTTGCTCGTGAATCGTCTCGTGTATCTGCTGATGAAGGAGCCCGCTACGGTCTCGATCACGCAGGTCGTCGCCTTGACCTTCACCAACAAGGCGGCGACTGAAATGAAAGTGCGGCTGCGCGAGCGACTCATGGCGCTTGCTCACCCGGAGGCCGATCCGGCGCGATCGAGCGACGGAGGGGCTGTCGCGCGCGAAGATCTGCGGAAGCGCTACGGACTCAGCGCGGATGCCATAGCCGCCCGTGCCCAGGCAGCACTCAGCGATCTCGAAAAGGCCCAGATCGGCACCCTTCATAGCTTCGCCGCGCACCTGTTGCGACTCCATCCGCTGGAAAGCGGCGTCGATCCTGATTTCAAGGAAGACGACGGTTTACGATTCGAAGAACACTTCACTGCCGCGTGGGATTGCTGGCTCGACCGGGAATTGAGCCGAGCCGGACAACAGCATTGCGTATGGCGATCGGTGTTGTCATCGACCACCCTCGAAACGGTCAGAACGTTGGCCCGGTCCTTGTGCAGCGAATTGATCGACCTCGACGCCCTGCGACAACAACTCGCATCGACAACGGTGCCACCGGCCGTCTCGCGTTGGGTGCAACATATGGGAGATCGAGCGGAGCGACTCTTGAAGACCTACGATCGACCCAAGCGCCGCAAGGCGGAGCACATGCTTGCCGCGACGGCGTCGTTGATGCGCCTCATAGGAGAAAAGGGGTTGTCGGGCCGGCAAGGCCTGGCCATGGAAGACGATGAATGGTTCGGCAAGGATCTCGGAAACGCCGTGGGTGGATGGGAGCAAGGCGACTTCAAAGAGGCCGCGTTGCTCATCCAGACGGCGCAACAGCTCCTGACGGTCGACCATGAATTCTTGAACCAGCTCTTGGGATTGCTCATTCCCCTGGTGCGGAACATCCGTGAGACCTTTGCGCGGCAAGGCTGGATTTCGTTCGATGGATTGCTGGCGCGGGCACGGACACTGCTTCTCGAACATCCGTCGGTTCGTGAACGGATCAAGCGGGACTATCGAGCTGTATTGGTCGATGAGTTTCAGGACACAGACCCGGTGCAGTACGAGATCATCCTTGCGGTCTCGGAGCGGCAGGGGCTTCAGGCGGCTCACTGGCACGAGATGGCGCTCGAACCAGGGAAACTGTTCATTGTGGGAGATCCGAAACAGTCGATCTATGCCTTTCGGCGAGCCGACATCGAAGCCTTCGACCGAGTCGTGGAAAAAGTCACGGGTGATGGCGGAATAGCCTACACGTTGACGACGAACTTCCGGAGCGATGCGGCCGTGTTAGAGCCGGTGAATGAGATCTTTGATCGGTTGTTCGAACGGGAGCCGCTGGTCCAGCCGGCGAATGTTCGATTGGAGGTGCGACCTCACCGGCGTCAGGCGTCAATCGAACCGGGTGTTCGTCTCAGCGTGACGACGCCGAATAGCGCGGGGGAGACATTCGACGCAGCAGGGGCGACGAGAGCCGAGAGCGAAGCGCTGGCTCACTGGCTGAACGACGAGGTCCTGAGTCGCCCGTCCGTGAAACCGGGCCACATCGCGTTGCTGTTCAGAAAGCTCACACAAGCCGATGCGTATCTCGATGCCTTGCGCCGACATGACATTCCCTACGTCATCGAGGGGGAAAAGCATTTCTATCGTCGCCAGGAGGTCATCGACCTCGTCAATCTGCTGCGGGTCTTGGATCATCCTCATGACGAAATCGCGTTGGCCGGTCTCCTTCGGTCACCACTTGGAGGGCTGACGGATCGGGAGCTCTATGAGCTCAAGCAGGCGGGGCATTTCAATTATCTCTATGCCGTGAGTCTCGGATCGTGGTCTCATGTCCGCGCCGCCGCTGTTCGGAGACTGTACGAACATCTAGCGTGGCTCCATCGGGCGATCCCGGTGCTGACAGTGGCTGAGGCCCTTGCGCTGATGTTCGACCGTTTGCCGATTCTCGACGTGGCGGCTGCCTCGCTCCATGGCGAGCAGGCCGTGGCCAACCTCATGAAGGTCAAACAGACGGCTGCCTCATTAGGTGATCGGCCACACATGACCTTGAGTGGATTTGTGGAGCTCATGATTGCCCGCCTTGACGAGCAACCGGACGAATCGGAAAGTCCTCTCGCCGAGGAGTCGCTCGAAGCGGTGCATGTGTTGACGATTCATAAGGCCAAGGGGTTGGAATTTCCCATTGTCGTGTTGCCGGGTCTTCACCAAGGGAGCGGACGCGGGCGGGAACGAAGCGCGCCGCAGGTTTCCTATGATTGGTCAAGCGGCATCTATGGTCTGTCCCTCGACCGTCATCGGTCTCTCGGTTCGCTGCTGGTCCAACACAAACTTCGGCTGCGAGAAGAGGCGGAGCGGCGACGGGTGCTCTATGTGGGGATGACCAGGGCCAAAGAGTTGTTGCTGTTGTCAGGGGGGATCACCGGCCGCTCACTCGGTGAAACGGTCTTCGACCTTCTGCAGAACATCGGCACGGGGGAGATCGGAACGGCCTCGACGGAGGCTTTGACGATCGGAGTCAGCGCGATTCCCCATCGAGTGGTCCGGGCATCGGAACGGAGGCAGCCCCGCCGATGGTCGGATAAGGCGGCCAGTGAAGCATTGATCAATCCACACGAGATTGCTGAGCGGTGGGAGATCAGGACTGCTCGATGGACCGCGGTTCGCGAGACCTCCTATCATCTGACGCCGACGACGCTGGGAAAACGATCGGCGCTGGTTGTGCGTGAGACGATTCCGGCTCGACGGGATGCGGCGGTTGGCCGGTTGGCTGGTGTGGTAACGCACCGTGTGCTCGAGCGATGGAACTTTTCGCAGGACCCTTCAGGATTATGTGATCAGGCGGTCTTAGCCGTCCAGGCGGTTCTTGGGCCGGACGACCAGCCCCATGCCGACGCGGTCGCCGAATCCGTGCACGATCTTCTTGCGATGTTCGGCCGATCGGAAGTCTATGAACGTCTCCGGTCGTCTCAAATCCTTGGCCGAGAAATCCCCTTCGTCATGCCGTGGGGTGACCGGCAGGTCATGGAAGGAGTGATCGACCTCCT
This Candidatus Nitrospira nitrificans DNA region includes the following protein-coding sequences:
- a CDS encoding PD-(D/E)XK nuclease family protein, which codes for MLRIVTGRFHSTLESALVEHLTRIKVADPLAPLAIFVPSKPLADRLRVLLTVEQRLSLLNLHVLTFHQLALRLAGEAPVDRPLPRVVDELFFEQLVRHIVRGKLSSQAPLQRIGQSFGTWGALWATIRDLKDADVDPVQALQGLHEGYFEEDDRAWLGALLALYAAVKEAGRALGVGTQDDLAESLTPFIPTASFLQPLREVCYYGFYDLTQVQLSLFEAISRAKDTTLFFPLEDDPAFGFARRFFDRYIQPLAMSDAATIRSDQESSTVPPGHVRLTIRSVIGVEEELAATCRTILDLAETNGYRFDEIGMTARTLDPYSLHIQSVFDRHRIPFRTTASRPLMQEPICKLVLQIVSLPLNDLYRASVLDVVTSPLYRTDLYDERSTSYRPEQWKLLVQALHITHGVEEWKRLERASQAALVLDGEESVVGSLAIAPGVISLLWQVVSQLTQDCGALPSRGTIGRMVAACRALIERRLRRPDAALSTTDDGPLARHAMTWDAIDRIWTTLMELELLNEEMTWAEFVELLSHAFERATIPLHDGSSQGVTVCDVMAARGVPFKVLFILGLNEKVFPRYIREDPFLRDRHRRVLDATLGFKIDEKLAAYREETLLFHLSCQAASQRLFLSYQRADESGRMLAASSYLGNARRRFGQDEQPIEMVPRRLTDRVSQRPTLKLFLPPAELTQWLAINGQDPADLVQALGRDAETLRHAAAALDRVEEDGAMLNLFDGITGTIEPHWARLLDRGLAPTPLERYARCPFQYFAADVLRLEPSRVVMSQEPDAALVGMLCHAALRRGYEQLVSAGWPTRQVAGEMVDQTIRRAAEQAAADLESQHQTGHYLLWELAKELIVTLMIAAVKADEEEQAEHPYEPIAFEVDGEGTIPGVLGEGLLKIRGRIDRLDRNRTSGALRVIDYKFKVGSAMKPEDRNLVQSAVRGYRLQPPLYGCLAVPGRSTPSQVQFLFLAPQWSTTISRSSFEAMSWSSKTGALIQNTMRMLVDGIRAGRFFILPDGYCEGCDFRVACRREHAPTWWRAHRAAEPKTLKMLRAQKIADE
- a CDS encoding UvrD-helicase domain-containing protein — encoded protein: MSNDLPIPDRAGRESAETTFDRNVVVVAGAGTGKTTLLVNRLVYLLMKEPATVSITQVVALTFTNKAATEMKVRLRERLMALAHPEADPARSSDGGAVAREDLRKRYGLSADAIAARAQAALSDLEKAQIGTLHSFAAHLLRLHPLESGVDPDFKEDDGLRFEEHFTAAWDCWLDRELSRAGQQHCVWRSVLSSTTLETVRTLARSLCSELIDLDALRQQLASTTVPPAVSRWVQHMGDRAERLLKTYDRPKRRKAEHMLAATASLMRLIGEKGLSGRQGLAMEDDEWFGKDLGNAVGGWEQGDFKEAALLIQTAQQLLTVDHEFLNQLLGLLIPLVRNIRETFARQGWISFDGLLARARTLLLEHPSVRERIKRDYRAVLVDEFQDTDPVQYEIILAVSERQGLQAAHWHEMALEPGKLFIVGDPKQSIYAFRRADIEAFDRVVEKVTGDGGIAYTLTTNFRSDAAVLEPVNEIFDRLFEREPLVQPANVRLEVRPHRRQASIEPGVRLSVTTPNSAGETFDAAGATRAESEALAHWLNDEVLSRPSVKPGHIALLFRKLTQADAYLDALRRHDIPYVIEGEKHFYRRQEVIDLVNLLRVLDHPHDEIALAGLLRSPLGGLTDRELYELKQAGHFNYLYAVSLGSWSHVRAAAVRRLYEHLAWLHRAIPVLTVAEALALMFDRLPILDVAAASLHGEQAVANLMKVKQTAASLGDRPHMTLSGFVELMIARLDEQPDESESPLAEESLEAVHVLTIHKAKGLEFPIVVLPGLHQGSGRGRERSAPQVSYDWSSGIYGLSLDRHRSLGSLLVQHKLRLREEAERRRVLYVGMTRAKELLLLSGGITGRSLGETVFDLLQNIGTGEIGTASTEALTIGVSAIPHRVVRASERRQPRRWSDKAASEALINPHEIAERWEIRTARWTAVRETSYHLTPTTLGKRSALVVRETIPARRDAAVGRLAGVVTHRVLERWNFSQDPSGLCDQAVLAVQAVLGPDDQPHADAVAESVHDLLAMFGRSEVYERLRSSQILGREIPFVMPWGDRQVMEGVIDLLYRLDGELWVADYKTDAISADQAAARAEQYRTQSEIYKFAIRQSLACDSVRFHCLFLRCATAVEL